In Capsicum annuum cultivar UCD-10X-F1 chromosome 7, UCD10Xv1.1, whole genome shotgun sequence, one genomic interval encodes:
- the LOC124885125 gene encoding probable amino acid permease 7, whose translation MEVQRSLEQEKTSGKDDVDAVRTGTVWTAVAHIIAAVIGAGVLSLAWATAQLGWIAGPITMLCFAVVMYIAACLLSDCYRTNDPITGKRNPSFNEAVRVYLGKKWTWLCGLLLYVNFYGTGIAYVITSATSMREIQRVNCYHKRGEKAHCQTGTNMFMLIFGIIEIVTSQIPDFHNMAWLSVVAALMSFCYSFIGLGLGFSKVIDNRSIKGSIVGVSTKSASQKIWLVFQALGNIAFAYPYVVVLLEIQDTLKSPPPENQTMKKASMTAIVITTFFYLCLSCFGYAAFGNDAPGNLLTGFNEPFWLVDFANACIVLHLVGGYQVFSQPVFAFVEKWATQKYPDNRFVTKFYAIKLPVLPALQLNFFRLCFRTLYVISTTAIAMAFPYFNQVLGVLGALIFWPTTVYFPVEMYIVQKKIEAWSRKWLLLEGFSMVCLIVSVLGFIGSIEGIVSAKLA comes from the exons ATGGAAGTTCAACGTTCTCTAGAACAAGAGAAAACTTCAGGCAAAGATGACGTAGATGCAGTTAGAACTG GAACTGTATGGACTGCAGTTGCACATATTATTGCAGCTGTAATTGGAGCTGGTGTTCTATCTCTAGCCTGGGCCACAGCACAATTAGGATGGATTGCGGGGCCAATCACCATGCTTTGTTTTGCAGTTGTTATGTACATAGCTGCATGCCTCTTGAGTGACTGTTACAGGACAAATGATCCCATTACCGGAAAGCGAAATCCGTCTTTCAATGAAGCTGTTAGAGTTTACCTTG GCAAGAAATGGACGTGGTTGTGTGGTTTGCTTCTGTATGTGAACTTCTATGGGACTGGTATTGCCTACGTAATTACAAGTGCAACAAGTATGAG AGAAATTCAGAGAGTAAATTGTTACCACAAAAGAGGAGAAAAAGCACATTGCCAGACTGGGACAAACATGTTCATGCTGATTTTTGGCATTATTGAGATAGTAACGTCGCAGATACCAGATTTTCATAACATGGCGTGGTTGTCTGTTGTCGCTGCATTAATGTCATTTTGTTACTCTTTCATTGGATTGGGCCTTGGATTTTCTAAAGTGATTG ATAACAGGAGTATCAAGGGAAGCATTGTGGGTGTATCAACAAAGAGTGCTTCTCAGAAGATATGGTTAGTCTTCCAAGCACTCGGTAACATAGCTTTTGCCTATCCTTATGTGGTTGTTCTCCTCGAGATACAG GATACACTAAAATCGCCTCCACCCGAAAATCAAACCATGAAGAAGGCATCAATGACCGCAATAGTTATCACCACTTTCTTCTATCTATGCCTTAGTTGCTTCGGCTATGCAGCCTTTGGAAACGACGCACCAGGGAACCTCTTGACAGGTTTCAACGAGCCGTTTTGGCTTGTTGACTTTGCCAATGCCTGCATAGTCCTTCATCTGGTTGGAGGGTATCAG GTATTCAGCCAGCCAGTATTTGCATTTGTGGAAAAATGGGCAACTCAGAAGTACCCTGATAACAGATTCGTAACTAAGTTCTACGCCATCAAACTCCCGGTGTTGCCAGCTCTCCAGTTGAACTTCTTCCGGTTATGTTTTCGGACTCTATATGTTATATCTACAACAGCAATAGCAATGGCATTTCCTTATTTCAATCAAGTGTTAGGAGTTTTGGGTGCATTGATCTTTTGGCCTACGACCGTATATTTCCCAGTGGAAATGTACATTGTGCAAAAGAAAATTGAAGCTTGGTCAAGGAAATGGCTACTTCTTGAAGGTTTCAGTATGGTCTGTTTGATTGTGTCTGTACTGGGCTTTATTGGATCAATTGAGGGAATAGTTAGTGCTAAATTAGCTTAA
- the LOC124885922 gene encoding probable amino acid permease 7 encodes MAGGIKHNSQTPLLEATFSGSSDTNVVYSDIEKKGTTWSAVAHIITGLIGAGVLSLAWSVAQLGWIAGPMALLFCAAVTLFATTILCDCYKSPDSEFGPTTNCSLLEAARFYFGRLLFNEFLLPR; translated from the exons ATGGCTGGTGGAATAAAACATAATTCACAAACCCCATTACTGGAAGCAACATTTTCTGGCTCTTCTGATACAAATG TTGTATACTCAGATATTGAGAAAAAGGGCACAACATGGAGTGCAGTGGCCCATATTATAACAGGGCTGATAGGGGCTGGGGTGTTATCACTTGCGTGGAGCGTAGCACAATTAGGATGGATAGCTGGTCCAATGGCTCTTCTGTTCTGTGCAGCAGTTACCCTATTTGCAACTACCATACTTTGTGATTGCTACAAATCTCCAGATTCTGAATTTGGCCCTACCACAAACTGCTCTTTACTGGAAGCTGCAAGATTTTACTTTGGTAGGTTACTGTTCAATGAATTTTTATTACCACGGTAG
- the LOC107878850 gene encoding probable amino acid permease 7 has product MKDGTIINRAIHMELSEIDAAITMGVDDEVDSHLPLFGPNSSSCSSSSSSTSKLPFQKSGTIWTAVAHIIAAVIGSGVLSIAWATAQLGWIAGPITIICFAVVMYIAACLLSDCYRTDDHVTGKPNPSYNDAVRVYLGKKWTWLCGLLLYVNFYGTGIAYVITSATSMREIQRSNCYHKRGEKAHCHTGINMFMLIFGIIQIATSQIPDFHNMAWLSVVAALMSFCYSFIGLGLGFSKVIDNKSIKGSIVGIPTKSASQKIWLVFQALGNVAFAYPYVVVLLEIQDTLKSPPPENQTMKKASMTAIVTTTFFYLCLSCFGYAAFGNDTPGNLLTGFDEPFWLVDFANACIVLHLVGGYQVFSQPVFAFVESWATQKYPENIFVNKFYTIKLPVLPALQLNFFRLCFRTLYVISTTVTAMTFPYFNQVLGVLGALIFWPTTVYFPVEMYIVQKKIGAWTKKWLLLEGFSMICLIVSVLAFIGSIVGILSAKFS; this is encoded by the exons ATGAAAGATGGAACCATCATAAATAGAGCCATACACATGGAATTGTCAGAAATAGATGCAGCAATAACCATGGGTGTTGATGATGAAGTTGACTCTCATTTGCCATTGTTTGGCCcaaattcttcttcttgttcttcttcctcttcctcaaCATCTAAGCTTCCCTTCCAAAAATCAG GAACTATATGGACTGCAGTTGCACATATTATTGCAGCTGTAATTGGATCTGGTGTTCTATCTATAGCCTGGGCCACAGCACAATTAGGATGGATTGCAGGGCCAATCACCATTATTTGTTTTGCAGTTGTTATGTACATAGCTGCGTGCCTCCTAAGTGACTGTTACAGGACAGATGATCACGTAACAGGAAAGCCAAATCCGTCCTACAATGATGCTGTTAGAGTTTACCTTG GCAAGAAATGGACGTGGTTGTGTGGTTTGCTTCTGTATGTGAACTTCTATGGGACTGGTATTGCCTACGTAATTACAAGTGCAACAAGTATGAG AGAAATTCAGAGATCAAATTGTTACCACAAAAGAGGAGAAAAAGCTCATTGCCATACTGGGATAAACATGTTCATGCTGATTTTTGGCATTATTCAGATAGCAACGTCGCAGATACCAGATTTTCACAACATGGCATGGTTGTCTGTTGTCGCTGCATTAATGTCATTTTGTTACTCTTTCATTGGATTGGGCCTTGGATTTTCTAAAGTGATTG ATAACAAGAGTATCAAGGGAAGCATTGTGGGAATACCAACAAAGAGTGCTTCTCAGAAGATATGGCTAGTCTTCCAGGCACTCGGTAACGTTGCTTTTGCCTATCCTTATGTGGTTGTTCTCCTTGAGATACAG GATACACTAAAATCGCCTCCACCAGAAAACCAGACCATGAAGAAGGCGTCAATGACCGCAATAGTTACCACCACTTTCTTCTATCTGTGCCTTAGTTGCTTCGGCTATGCAGCCTTTGGAAACGACACACCAGGGAACCTCTTGACAGGTTTCGACGAGCCATTTTGGCTTGTTGACTTTGCCAATGCCTGCATAGTCCTTCATCTGGTCGGAGGGTACCAG GTATTCAGCCAGCCAGTATTTGCATTTGTGGAAAGTTGGGCAACTCAGAAGTACCCTGAGAACATATTCGTGAATAAGTTCTACACCATCAAACTCCCGGTGTTGCCAGCTCTCCAGTTGAACTTCTTCCGGTTATGTTTTCGGACTCTATATGTTATATCTACAACAGTAACAGCAATGACATTTCCTTATTTCAATCAAGTATTAGGAGTCTTGGGAGCATTGATCTTTTGGCCTACAACCGTATATTTCCCAGTGGAGATGTACATTGTGCAAAAGAAAATTGGAGCTTGGACAAAAAAATGGCTACTACTTGAAGGTTTCAGTATGATCTGTTTGATTGTATCTGTACTGGCCTTTATTGGATCCATTGTGGGAATACTTAGTGCTAAATTTTCTTAA
- the LOC107878851 gene encoding probable amino acid permease 7 isoform X1: MGVDDEVHSHMPPNSSSSSSSLSKLAFRKTGTVWTAVAHIIAAVIGAGVLALAWGTAQLGWIGGPITMLCFAVVMFISACLLSDCYRTNDHIAGRPNPSYNEAVRVYLGKKWTWLCGLLLYVNFYGTGIAYVITSATSMREIQRVNCYHERGEKAHCQTGTSMFMLIFGIVEIVTSQIPDFHNMAWLSVVAALMSFCYSFIGLGLGISKVIDNKSIKGSIVGIPTKSASQKIWLVFQALGNIAFAYPYSVIVLEIQDTLKSPPPENQTMKKASMTSIAITTFFYLCLSCFGYAAFGNNTPGNILTGFDEPFWLVDFANACIVLHLVGGYQVYSQPVFAFVEKWATQKYPENRFVNKFYAIKLPVLPALQLNLFRLCFRTLYVISTTAIAMAFPYFNQVLGVLGALIFWPTTVYFPVEMYIVQKKIGAWSRKWLLLEGFSMICLIVSVLAFIGSIEGIIRAKLA; encoded by the exons ATGGGTGTTGATGATGAAGTTCACTCTCATATGCCCCCGAATtcgtcttcttcctcttcctcatTATCTAAGCTTGCCTTCAGAAAAACag GAACTGTATGGACTGCAGTTGCACATATTATTGCAGCTGTAATTGGAGCTGGTGTTCTAGCTCTAGCCTGGGGCACAGCACAATTAGGATGGATTGGAGGGCCAATCACCATGCTTTGTTTTGCAGTTGTTATGTTCATATCTGCATGCCTCTTAAGTGACTGTTACAGGACAAATGATCACATAGCAGGAAGGCCAAATCCGTCGTACAATGAGGCTGTTAGAGTTTACCTTG GCAAGAAATGGACGTGGTTGTGTGGTTTGCTTCTGTATGTGAACTTCTATGGGACTGGTATTGCCTATGTAATTACAAGTGCAACAAGTATGAG AGAAATTCAGAGAGTAAATTGTTACCACGAAAGAGGAGAAAAAGCACATTGCCAGACTGGGACAAGCATGTTCATGCTGATTTTTGGCATTGTTGAGATAGTAACGTCGCAGATACCAGATTTTCACAACATGGCGTGGTTGTCTGTTGTCGCTGCATTAATGTCATTTTGTTACTCTTTCATTGGATTAGGCCTTGGAATTTCTAAAGTGATTG ATAACAAGAGTATCAAGGGAAGCATTGTGGGAATACCAACAAAGAGTGCTTCTCAGAAGATATGGCTAGTCTTCCAGGCACTCGGTAACATTGCTTTTGCCTATCCTTATTCGGTTATTGTCCTTGAGATACAG GATACACTAAAATCGCCTCCACCAGAAAACCAGACCATGAAGAAGGCGTCAATGACCTCAATAGCTATCACCACTTTCTTCTATCTGTGCCTTAGTTGCTTCGGTTATGCAGCCTTTGGAAACAACACGCCAGGGAACATCTTGACAGGTTTCGACGAGCCATTTTGGCTTGTTGACTTTGCCAATGCCTGCATAGTCCTTCATCTGGTCGGAGGGTACCAG GTATACAGCCAGCCAGTATTTGCATTTGTGGAAAAATGGGCAACTCAGAAGTACCCTGAGAACAGATTCGTGAATAAGTTCTACGCCATCAAACTGCCGGTGTTGCCAGCTCTCCAGTTGAACCTCTTCCGGTTATGTTTCCGGACTCTATATGTTATATCTACAACAGCAATAGCAATGGCGTTTCCTTATTTCAATCAAGTATTAGGAGTCTTGGGAGCATTGATCTTTTGGCCTACGACTGTATATTTCCCAGTGGAAATGTACATTGTGCAAAAGAAAATTGGAGCTTGGTCAAGAAAATGGCTACTTCTTGAAGGTTTCAGTATGATCTGTTTGATTGTATCTGTACTGGCCTTTATTGGATCCATTGAGGGAATAATTAGAGCTAAATTAGCTTAA
- the LOC107878851 gene encoding probable amino acid permease 7 isoform X2, whose protein sequence is MLCFAVVMFISACLLSDCYRTNDHIAGRPNPSYNEAVRVYLGKKWTWLCGLLLYVNFYGTGIAYVITSATSMREIQRVNCYHERGEKAHCQTGTSMFMLIFGIVEIVTSQIPDFHNMAWLSVVAALMSFCYSFIGLGLGISKVIDNKSIKGSIVGIPTKSASQKIWLVFQALGNIAFAYPYSVIVLEIQDTLKSPPPENQTMKKASMTSIAITTFFYLCLSCFGYAAFGNNTPGNILTGFDEPFWLVDFANACIVLHLVGGYQVYSQPVFAFVEKWATQKYPENRFVNKFYAIKLPVLPALQLNLFRLCFRTLYVISTTAIAMAFPYFNQVLGVLGALIFWPTTVYFPVEMYIVQKKIGAWSRKWLLLEGFSMICLIVSVLAFIGSIEGIIRAKLA, encoded by the exons ATGCTTTGTTTTGCAGTTGTTATGTTCATATCTGCATGCCTCTTAAGTGACTGTTACAGGACAAATGATCACATAGCAGGAAGGCCAAATCCGTCGTACAATGAGGCTGTTAGAGTTTACCTTG GCAAGAAATGGACGTGGTTGTGTGGTTTGCTTCTGTATGTGAACTTCTATGGGACTGGTATTGCCTATGTAATTACAAGTGCAACAAGTATGAG AGAAATTCAGAGAGTAAATTGTTACCACGAAAGAGGAGAAAAAGCACATTGCCAGACTGGGACAAGCATGTTCATGCTGATTTTTGGCATTGTTGAGATAGTAACGTCGCAGATACCAGATTTTCACAACATGGCGTGGTTGTCTGTTGTCGCTGCATTAATGTCATTTTGTTACTCTTTCATTGGATTAGGCCTTGGAATTTCTAAAGTGATTG ATAACAAGAGTATCAAGGGAAGCATTGTGGGAATACCAACAAAGAGTGCTTCTCAGAAGATATGGCTAGTCTTCCAGGCACTCGGTAACATTGCTTTTGCCTATCCTTATTCGGTTATTGTCCTTGAGATACAG GATACACTAAAATCGCCTCCACCAGAAAACCAGACCATGAAGAAGGCGTCAATGACCTCAATAGCTATCACCACTTTCTTCTATCTGTGCCTTAGTTGCTTCGGTTATGCAGCCTTTGGAAACAACACGCCAGGGAACATCTTGACAGGTTTCGACGAGCCATTTTGGCTTGTTGACTTTGCCAATGCCTGCATAGTCCTTCATCTGGTCGGAGGGTACCAG GTATACAGCCAGCCAGTATTTGCATTTGTGGAAAAATGGGCAACTCAGAAGTACCCTGAGAACAGATTCGTGAATAAGTTCTACGCCATCAAACTGCCGGTGTTGCCAGCTCTCCAGTTGAACCTCTTCCGGTTATGTTTCCGGACTCTATATGTTATATCTACAACAGCAATAGCAATGGCGTTTCCTTATTTCAATCAAGTATTAGGAGTCTTGGGAGCATTGATCTTTTGGCCTACGACTGTATATTTCCCAGTGGAAATGTACATTGTGCAAAAGAAAATTGGAGCTTGGTCAAGAAAATGGCTACTTCTTGAAGGTTTCAGTATGATCTGTTTGATTGTATCTGTACTGGCCTTTATTGGATCCATTGAGGGAATAATTAGAGCTAAATTAGCTTAA
- the LOC107878852 gene encoding probable amino acid permease 7 isoform X2: MYYLYIKPSTYFRRVALRVLYYLQIFRGCLRIYRSEMEVQRSLEQEKTSGKDDVDVIRTGTVWTAVAHIISAVIGAGVLSLAWCMAQLGWIAGPIAMLCFAFVTFISSFLICDCYRSPDPITGTRNPSYIDAVRVNLGKKWTWVCGLLQYVSFCGTGIAYVITSATSMREIQISNCYHKGGEKAHCQTGMTIFMLIFGIVQIATSQIPDFHNMAWLSVVAALMSFCYATIGLGLGFSNVIENKSIKGSIVGIPTRSSAQKIWLVFQALGDIAFAYPYSIILLEIQDTLKSPPPENRTMKKASITAIVITTFFYLCCSCFGYAAFGNNTPGNLLTGFNEPFWLVDFANACIVLHLVGGYQVYSQPVFAFVEKWATQKYPENRFVNKFYAIKLPVLPALQLNLFRLCFRTLYVMSTTAIAMAFPYFNQVLGILGALNFWPLTIYFPVEMYIVQKQIGAWSRKWLLLKGFSMICLIVSLLGLIGSIEGIISAKLA, encoded by the exons ATGTACTATCTATATATTAAGCCATCTACATATTTTAGACGAGTTGCTTTAAGGGTCCTATATTATCTCCAAATTTTTAGAGGCTGTCTAAGAATATATCGATCTGAGATGGAAGTTCAACGTTCTCTAGAACAAGAGAAAACTTCAGGCAAAGATGATGTAGATGTAATTAGAACTG GAACTGTGTGGACTGCAGTTGCGCACATTATTTCAGCTGTAATTGGAGCTGGTGTTCTCTCTCTAGCCTGGTGCATGGCACAATTAGGATGGATTGCAGGGCCAATCGCCATGCTTTGTTTTGCATTTGTTACATTCATATCTTCATTCCTCATATGTGACTGTTACAGGTCACCTGATCCCATTACAGGAACGCGAAATCCCTCTTACATTGATGCTGTTAGAGTTAATCTTG GCAAGAAATGGACGTGGGTGTGTGGTTTGCTTCAGTATGTGAGCTTCTGTGGGACTGGTATTGCCTATGTAATTACAAGTGCAACAAGTATGAG GGAAATTCAGATATCAAATTGTTACCACAAAGGAGGAGAAAAAGCACATTGCCAGACTGGGATGACCATTTTCATGCTGATTTTTGGCATTGTTCAGATAGCAACGTCGCAGATACCAGATTTTCACAACATGGCGTGGTTGTCTGTTGTCGCTGCATTAATGTCATTTTGTTACGCAACCATCGGATTGGGCCTTGGATTTTCTAATGTGATTG AAAATAAGAGTATCAAGGGAAGCATTGTTGGAATACCAACAAGGAGTTCTGCTCAGAAGATATGGCTAGTTTTCCAGGCACTCGGAGACATTGCTTTTGCCTATCCTTATTCGATAATTCTCCTCGAGATACAG GATACACTAAAATCGCCTCCACCAGAAAACCGGACCATGAAGAAGGCGTCCATAACCGCAATAGTCATCACCACTTTCTTCTATCTGTGCTGTAGTTGCTTTGGCTACGCAGCCTTTGGGAACAACACACCAGGGAACCTCTTGACAGGTTTCAACGAGCCGTTTTGGCTTGTTGACTTTGCCAATGCCTGCATAGTCCTTCATCTGGTTGGAGGGTATCAG GTATACAGCCAGCCAGTATTTGCATTTGTGGAAAAATGGGCAACTCAAAAGTACCCTGAGAACAGATTCGTGAACAAGTTCTACGCCATCAAACTCCCGGTGTTGCCAGCTCTCCAGTTGAACCTCTTCCGGCTATGTTTCCGGACCCTATATGTTATGTCTACAACAGCAATAGCAATGGCGTTTCCATACTTCAACCAGGTATTAGGAATCTTGGGAGCATTGAACTTTTGGCCTTTGACCATATATTTCCCAGTGGAAATGTACATTGTGCAAAAGCAAATTGGAGCTTGGTCAAGAAAATGGCTACTTCTTAAAGGTTTCAGTATGATCTGCTTGATTGTATCTCTATTGGGCTTGATTGGATCAATTGAGGGAATAATTAGTGCTAAATTAGCTTAA
- the LOC107878852 gene encoding probable amino acid permease 7 isoform X1, translated as MYYLYIKPSTYFRRVALRVLYYLQIFRGCLRIYRSEMEVQRSLEQEKTSGKDDVDVIRTGTVWTAVAHIISAVIGAGVLSLAWCMAQLGWIAGPIAMLCFAFVTFISSFLICDCYRSPDPITGTRNPSYIDAVRVNLGKKWTWVCGLLQYVSFCGTGIAYVITSATSMRLVSYICRSRLLTSLNLEIQISNCYHKGGEKAHCQTGMTIFMLIFGIVQIATSQIPDFHNMAWLSVVAALMSFCYATIGLGLGFSNVIENKSIKGSIVGIPTRSSAQKIWLVFQALGDIAFAYPYSIILLEIQDTLKSPPPENRTMKKASITAIVITTFFYLCCSCFGYAAFGNNTPGNLLTGFNEPFWLVDFANACIVLHLVGGYQVYSQPVFAFVEKWATQKYPENRFVNKFYAIKLPVLPALQLNLFRLCFRTLYVMSTTAIAMAFPYFNQVLGILGALNFWPLTIYFPVEMYIVQKQIGAWSRKWLLLKGFSMICLIVSLLGLIGSIEGIISAKLA; from the exons ATGTACTATCTATATATTAAGCCATCTACATATTTTAGACGAGTTGCTTTAAGGGTCCTATATTATCTCCAAATTTTTAGAGGCTGTCTAAGAATATATCGATCTGAGATGGAAGTTCAACGTTCTCTAGAACAAGAGAAAACTTCAGGCAAAGATGATGTAGATGTAATTAGAACTG GAACTGTGTGGACTGCAGTTGCGCACATTATTTCAGCTGTAATTGGAGCTGGTGTTCTCTCTCTAGCCTGGTGCATGGCACAATTAGGATGGATTGCAGGGCCAATCGCCATGCTTTGTTTTGCATTTGTTACATTCATATCTTCATTCCTCATATGTGACTGTTACAGGTCACCTGATCCCATTACAGGAACGCGAAATCCCTCTTACATTGATGCTGTTAGAGTTAATCTTG GCAAGAAATGGACGTGGGTGTGTGGTTTGCTTCAGTATGTGAGCTTCTGTGGGACTGGTATTGCCTATGTAATTACAAGTGCAACAAGTATGAGGTTAGTTAGCTATATATGTCGGTCCAGACTTTTGACATCTCTGAATTT GGAAATTCAGATATCAAATTGTTACCACAAAGGAGGAGAAAAAGCACATTGCCAGACTGGGATGACCATTTTCATGCTGATTTTTGGCATTGTTCAGATAGCAACGTCGCAGATACCAGATTTTCACAACATGGCGTGGTTGTCTGTTGTCGCTGCATTAATGTCATTTTGTTACGCAACCATCGGATTGGGCCTTGGATTTTCTAATGTGATTG AAAATAAGAGTATCAAGGGAAGCATTGTTGGAATACCAACAAGGAGTTCTGCTCAGAAGATATGGCTAGTTTTCCAGGCACTCGGAGACATTGCTTTTGCCTATCCTTATTCGATAATTCTCCTCGAGATACAG GATACACTAAAATCGCCTCCACCAGAAAACCGGACCATGAAGAAGGCGTCCATAACCGCAATAGTCATCACCACTTTCTTCTATCTGTGCTGTAGTTGCTTTGGCTACGCAGCCTTTGGGAACAACACACCAGGGAACCTCTTGACAGGTTTCAACGAGCCGTTTTGGCTTGTTGACTTTGCCAATGCCTGCATAGTCCTTCATCTGGTTGGAGGGTATCAG GTATACAGCCAGCCAGTATTTGCATTTGTGGAAAAATGGGCAACTCAAAAGTACCCTGAGAACAGATTCGTGAACAAGTTCTACGCCATCAAACTCCCGGTGTTGCCAGCTCTCCAGTTGAACCTCTTCCGGCTATGTTTCCGGACCCTATATGTTATGTCTACAACAGCAATAGCAATGGCGTTTCCATACTTCAACCAGGTATTAGGAATCTTGGGAGCATTGAACTTTTGGCCTTTGACCATATATTTCCCAGTGGAAATGTACATTGTGCAAAAGCAAATTGGAGCTTGGTCAAGAAAATGGCTACTTCTTAAAGGTTTCAGTATGATCTGCTTGATTGTATCTCTATTGGGCTTGATTGGATCAATTGAGGGAATAATTAGTGCTAAATTAGCTTAA